GGCTTCAATCGCGCCGAGAGCCATTTCGTCGTTCTGGCCGATCACGCCGTTGATTTCGCCTTTGTGTGCGGTCAACCAGTTTTCCATCAGTGTCTGTGCTTCAGCGCGCGACCAGTTTGCGGTCTGCTGTTCAAGAACCTTCACGTCCGGACATTCAGCAAGAGCCTTCTTGTTGCCTTCGAGGCGCGAAACCTGCGACGACTGGCCAATCGGGCCCTCAATGATGACGACATTGCCTTTGCAGCCAATCTTGTCGAGAACGGTCTTGGCTTCCATGTAGCCGGAAACCGCATCATCAGAACCGACATAAGAAGCCAGAAGATCAGAGTTTACGCGGGTGTTGGAACCCACAACCGGGATGTTTGCATCTGCGGCTGCCTGAACAGCGGTCGCACCGGCTTCAACATCTATCGGCACGAAAATGATCGCGTCGAACTGCTGGGTGATCATGGTATTGAATTGTTCCTGCTGAACGAGCGCATCATAGCGCCCGTCGAAAACCGTCAGCGAAACTTCACCGCTCTTGACCGCTGGGTGCTCCTTCAGCGCTTCAGACCATATCTGCATGAATTCAGCATTAAGGCCGTAAGGGGCTGCGCCAATCTTGAGCTTTTCCTGAGCATTTGCAGCGCCTGCGAGTAAGGCCGTAGCCGATGCCAGGGCAATCAGCAATTTCTTCATCGGTATTCTCCTCCACATTATCCGCAATTATTGAATGTGCGGCTTTGATTGCGCCATGTGACTGGCAATTGGAAACTTCTAGAAATCAGGCGCTCTGGTTACGTTTCTGATCGAGCATGACTGCACCGACGATCAACGCGCCTTTGAGAACCTGCTGGTAGTAAGATTCGATACCCATCAGATCGAGACCATTGTTCATGACGCCGATGATGAGCGCACCAATCAGCGTTCCAGTTACGCGACCCACGCCACCCGAAAGACTGGTACCGCCGATAACAACCGCAGCAATTGCATCCAGTTCGTAAGCGATACCGGCCTGTGGCAGCGCCGAACCGGTGCGAGCGGCGAGCATCATGCCTGCAAGGCCGGAAAGTGCGCCGGAGATGATATAAACACTGAAGCGAACACGGGTGACATTGATACCCGATGTCTTTGCAGCATGGGGGTTGCCACCAACAGCATAGACATAGCGGCCGAAGCGCGTGCGGGTGAGAACCCACCAGGCGCCAATGAAGACGATCGCCAGAATAATGACAGGCATCGGGATGCCCATGATCTTGGCGGTACCAATCCAGCGGAAATCCGGGATCAGTGCAGGCACAGGCTTACCGC
The genomic region above belongs to Ochrobactrum quorumnocens and contains:
- a CDS encoding substrate-binding domain-containing protein codes for the protein MKKLLIALASATALLAGAANAQEKLKIGAAPYGLNAEFMQIWSEALKEHPAVKSGEVSLTVFDGRYDALVQQEQFNTMITQQFDAIIFVPIDVEAGATAVQAAADANIPVVGSNTRVNSDLLASYVGSDDAVSGYMEAKTVLDKIGCKGNVVIIEGPIGQSSQVSRLEGNKKALAECPDVKVLEQQTANWSRAEAQTLMENWLTAHKGEINGVIGQNDEMALGAIEAIKSAGLKVDDFAIAGIDGVTDALNAVKAGTMTSILQDARAQAQGAMDLAIFHAKKGDYKPQSDIWAQYPDMPFNDGKDKEYNVPWTPVTADNVDKLLETRK
- a CDS encoding ABC transporter permease, coding for MSNIEKTQTSSWFASEKRRLIIQEYGIFLAFLLLVFILSVSNPYFLTTGNISNVLLQTSINGVLAIGMTFVILTRGIDLSVGSVAALTGIVAASLATTSAAASVAGGPYPAVVAIAAGLAVGCACGALVGWIVSRFSVPAFVATLGMLSAARGMTLIYGGGKPVPALIPDFRWIGTAKIMGIPMPVIILAIVFIGAWWVLTRTRFGRYVYAVGGNPHAAKTSGINVTRVRFSVYIISGALSGLAGMMLAARTGSALPQAGIAYELDAIAAVVIGGTSLSGGVGRVTGTLIGALIIGVMNNGLDLMGIESYYQQVLKGALIVGAVMLDQKRNQSA